One region of Bactrocera neohumeralis isolate Rockhampton chromosome 5, APGP_CSIRO_Bneo_wtdbg2-racon-allhic-juicebox.fasta_v2, whole genome shotgun sequence genomic DNA includes:
- the LOC126758688 gene encoding glutathione hydrolase 1 proenzyme — protein sequence MRIVFNKKFFIWAVIGALVVVGVILGLVFGLKSEKHIVAAVVSNGKGCADIGSQMLNDGGSAVDAAIATLICEGIILPHSMGIGGGFFATIYTKSTRKIETLVAREMAPSQSQKDMFVGEQNIQGARAGAVPGEILGYWEMHKKYGRLPWKVLFQPTIKLCKEGHWVSKYLAAAIQSKLTEIRNEPSLSEIFLKEDGTPFVEGDYMKRTQLGITLGKIAENGAGELYDGGEVGKLFIEDIQELGGIITEDDLKNYKVRWEDTNHIIANVTSGYTLYTTPLPSSGAVLAFMLNVLTNSHTDNEEIYWQRVVETFKHAYGQRTNLGDMENEPDLKQTIEETFSNLISQEFADHIRTLIFDNKTFSNYEYYGANFTYVEDHGTANMAVLAANGDAVTVTSTINNYFGAKVRSRRTGIILNDEMDDFSTPGIVNGFGIPASPANYIHPGKMPMSSMCPAIILDQDGNVRMLVGAAGGSKITTSVATAIIKYLILNQSLNEAVNGGRLHHQLAPMQVEIEPEVSQSVYAYLSKVGHIINVSSDGGFAAVTAIGVRDGIPEPFFDRRRVGSTSTVSIKNKMVH from the exons aatagtttttaataagaaattctTTATATGGGCTGTGATAGGCGCATTGGTTGTAGTTGGCGTGATCCTTGGATTAGTATTCggtttaaaaagtgaaaaacataTTGTTGCCGCGGTAGTTTCCAATGGAAAAGGTTGTGCCGATATAGGCAG TCAAATGTTGAATGATGGTGGATCTGCTGTGGATGCAGCAATTGCAACGCTCATTTGTGAGGGTATCATTCTACCACACAGTATGGGGATCGGCGGGGGTTTCTTCGCTACAATATATACCAAGTCCACCCGTAAAATAGAGACTTTGGTAGCACGAGAGATGGCTCCTTCTCAATCTCAAAAAGACATGTTTGTTGGGGAACAAAATATACAAG gtGCTCGTGCTGGTGCTGTACCTGGGGAGATACTTGGATATTGggaaatgcacaaaaaataCGGTCGCCTTCCATGGAAAGTGCTATTTCAACCGAccataaaattatgtaaagaaGGTCATTGGGTTTCTAAATACCTTGCTGCGGCAATTCAATCTAAGCTGACCGAAATTCGCAATGAACCTTCATTGTCGGAAATTTTTCTGAAGGAGGATGGTACACCGTTTGTGGAAGGAGATTATATGAAACGAACTCAATTGGGTATTACACTAggaaaaattgctgaaaatggTGCCGGGGAGCTTTACGATGGTGGAGAAGTCGGCAAATTGTTCATagaagatattcaagagctaGGTGGAATTATTACCGAAGatgatttgaaaaattacaa AGTACGTTGGGAGGACACTAACCACATTATAGCAAATGTAACAAGTGGATATACCCTGTACACCACACCTCTTCCATCTAGTGGCGCTGTACTTGCATTTATGCTAAATGTTTTGACTAATTCACATACcgataatgaagaaatttactGGCAACGCGTGGTTGAAACATTCAAGCATGCCTATGGTCAACGCACAAATTTGGGTGATATGGAAAATGAACCCGACCTAAAGCAGACAATTGAAGAAacattttctaatttaattagCCAAGAGTTTGCAGATCATATACGaacattaatttttgataataagaCATTTAGTAATTACGAATATTATGGTGCAAACTTCACCTATGTAGAAGATCACGGAACTGCAAATATGGCTGTATTAGCTGCGAATGGGGATGCTGTAACTGTTACCAGTACAATAAACAATTA TTTTGGTGCTAAGGTTCGATCACGTCGCACTGGTATTATTCTTAACGATGAAATGGACGACTTTTCCACGCCGGGTATAGTCAATGGTTTTGGAATACCGGCCTCTCCTGCCAATTATATACATCCCGGAAAAATGCCCATGTCTTCCATGTGCCCGGCAATTATACTTGATCAAGATGGCAATGTACGAATGCTGGTTGGAGCGGCTGGCGGTAGCAAAATTACCACTTCAGTTGCGACg GCAATCATCAAATATCTTATTTTAAATCAGTCATTAAACGAAGCTGTAAATGGAGGAAGACTGCATCATCAATTAGCTCCAATGCAAGTAGAAATTGAGCCTGAAGTATCACAATCAGTATATGCATATCTCAGTAAAGTTGGTCACATTATAAATGTGTCATCAGATGGAGGATTTGCTGCTGTGACTGCAATCGGTGTACGTGACGGCATTCCAGAACCATTTTTTGATCGACGACGAGTTGGAAGCACATCCACGGTgtcgattaaaaataaaatggtaCATTAA